From a single Toxoplasma gondii ME49 chromosome II, whole genome shotgun sequence genomic region:
- a CDS encoding hypothetical protein (encoded by transcript TGME49_297480), whose translation MAFSQKSPGIFPAGDGGTPLQNRETGRGGLESREEEALETERWSVLESSVHVPVFLSRPFRPTRERTTAGGKGILPSASATLRETGLSEGSRRQGDRMTRTVQHEGRHPSLACGGATHLQLSPACASMGIPSASSHGVADKRFDQVSPSPEVSPRAGGGVSQRDRGGRGLSPLGSSAALRKAAPADTPGPHPRTAGSQSTEAKHARPVSAPAPWAPDGSTSWAPNDALPWDPSGRGRGRMPKARSQKIQGLLQSSPLKSKTGTEQISHSLLSLGVVPARKPGSGRRGESHLPEAEQREVRTGNGRSSFHRVLAFLLLVCFHTRIPICLEIMQTPKRFCLDISLSIARRLQISTPFLIYHCRHFPKETYPLSLSFTFLLSLRISFLCICSFSSRLQRCQQLSNRPLSSDLQMYPQCASFTCVHLSPQIWTCFLPLHLGAYGFLRCSHGCTLEKFK comes from the exons ATGGCATTCTCGCAGAAGTCGCCCGGCATTTTTCCCGCCGGTGACGGTGGAACTCCGTTGCAGAACCGTGAAACGGGCAGAGGCGGACTCGAGTCccgggaggaagaagctctCGAAACTGAGAGATGGAGTGTCCTTGAGTCTTCAGTTCATGTCCctgtcttcctgtctcgGCCGTTCCGACCTACGCGCGAGAGAACCACAGCCGGAGGAAAGGGCATTCTCCCCAGTGCCTCTGCCAcactgagagagacaggatTGAGTgaaggaagtcgaagacAAGGGGACAGAATGACCAGGACGGTTCAGCATGAAGGCAGACACCCTTCCTTGGCCTGCGGCGGCGCCACGCATCTGCAGCTGTCGCCTGCATGTGCCTCCATGGGCATCccctccgcctcctctcaCGGCGTTGCAGACAAACGGTTCGACCAGGTCTCGCCGAGTCccgaagtgtctcctcgtgCAGGCGGCGGGGTTtctcagagagacagaggagggcGGGGACTGTCTCCGCTTGGCTCCTCTGCGGCTCTCAGAAAAGCGGCCCCAGCAGATACCCCTGGTCCTCACCCCCGCACTGCCGGCTCACAAAGCACGGAAGCCAAGCACGCCCGTCCTGTCTCCGCACCGGCTCCTTGGGCTCCAGACGGCTCTACATCTTGGGCTCCAAACGATGCTTTGCCGTGGGACCCCTCCGGGAGAGGCCGCGGTCGAATGCCGAAGGCTAGGTCGCAGAAAATTCAAGGACTTCTGCAGTCTTCTCCCCTCAAGAGTAAAACTGGAACAGAGCAGATATCTCATTCCTTATTGTCTCTCGGCGTCGTCCCAGCAAGAAAGCCGGGCagcggaaggcgaggagaaagtcACCTTCCTGAAGCCGAGCAACGAGAGGTTAGAACCGGGAATGGGAGGTCTTCGTTTCATCGAGTTTtggcctttcttctgcttgtgTGTTTCCATACACGTATACCAATCTGCTTAGAAATCATGCAGACACCCAAGAG GTTCTGTCTCGACATCTCACTATCGATCGCTCGACGCCTGCAGATCTCCACCCCTTTCCTAATTTATCATTGCCGTCACTTTCCAAAAGAAACCTACCCCTTGTCCCTTTCCTTCACCTTTTTGCTTTCTCTACgcatctctttcctctgcatttGCTCTTTTAGTTCTCGATTACAACGATGCCAGCAGCTCTCAAACCGCCCACTGTCTTCCGACCTGCAAATGTATCCTCAGTGTGCCAGTTTTACCTGTGTACACCTCTCTCCTCAAATCTGGACTTGTTTTTTACCATTGCACTTGGGAGCATACGGCTTCCTTCGATGCTCTCACGGGTGCACACTGGAAAAATTCAAATag